Proteins co-encoded in one bacterium genomic window:
- a CDS encoding DUF559 domain-containing protein, with translation MKGYHFRRQRPVLNYIVDFMCKELKLVIEVDGLTHHNEKTVEKDKR, from the coding sequence ATGAAGGGTTATCACTTCAGGAGGCAACGACCTGTATTGAATTATATCGTGGATTTTATGTGTAAAGAATTAAAGTTAGTCATTGAAGTAGATGGATTGACTCATCACAATGAGAAGACAGTGGAGAAGGATAAGAGGTAG